Proteins encoded together in one Cicer arietinum cultivar CDC Frontier isolate Library 1 chromosome 4, Cicar.CDCFrontier_v2.0, whole genome shotgun sequence window:
- the LOC101506630 gene encoding auxin-induced protein IAA4, translating to MEKNVEYGNDLNFNETELRLGLPGTEEKKEKTKTMQGSIKNNKRQLPQTSEESVSISKASTDQHVESAAAPPSKAKIVGWPPIRSYRKNSLQEAEVGGIFVKVSMDGAPYLRKIDLRVYGDYQELLKALETMFKLTIGEYSEREGYKGSEYAPTYEDKDGDWMLVGDVPWDMFVTSCKRLRIMKGTEARGLGCGV from the exons ATGGAAAAAAATGTGGAATATGGAAATGATCTCAATTTCAATGAAACAGAACTTAGATTGGGGTTACCAGGAACAGAGGAAAAGAAGGAGAAAACCAAAACAATGCAAGGtagtattaaaaataataaaagacaaTTACCTCAAACTTCTGAAGAATCTGTTTCAATTTCTAAGGCTTCAACTGATCAACATGTGGAGAGTGCTGCAGCCCCTCCTTCCAA GGCAAAGATAGTTGGATGGCCACCAATAAGATCTTACAGAAAAAATAGTTTGCAAGAGGCTGAAGTTGGTGGGATCTTTGTTAAAGTGAGCATGGATGGAGCTCCTTATCTTAGAAAGATTGATTTAAGGGTTTATGGGGATTACCAAGAACTCCTCAAAGCTCTAGAAACCATGTTCAAGTTGACCATAG GTGAGTATTCTGAAAGAGAGGGTTATAAGGGGTCTGAATATGCACCAACCTATGAAGACAAGGATGGTGATTGGATGCTAGTGGGAGATGTTCCATGGGA CATGTTTGTGACTTCTTGCAAAAGGCTAAGAATCATGAAAGGCACAGAAGCTAGAGGTTTGGGTTGTGGTGTATGA